A stretch of Petrotoga olearia DSM 13574 DNA encodes these proteins:
- a CDS encoding carbohydrate ABC transporter permease: MLKAEYAIIIYVIMIVFFLLLIRMISKVYLKPAKYRKVKESISAYLYLLPSFVVLGIFVFWPIFYSFYLSFFKWDFQNQDNPIFIGFQNYIELFKLNRPVNITFNEVFFNTLLIFMTAIFIIHLIFDLKKVKTPNQKYLVISMSIWGIISLLTINSIQYLNVISALVLVVVYTILLSLRFLDQMSNKIFLRIILFIGLWIAFYLLGVPEIIRFLTLAKEQSLFIKAIWNTTYYVLLSTPITILFSLLIALLLNRKLYGKTVFRTVYFIPFVTSVVAISLVWQWIFNDNGLLNYILTQIGFSKIPWLKDQKFTIPTVAIISIWKMVGYYAIIFLAGLQNIDKTYYEAAEVDGATPFQKFQFITLPLLSPTTFFIIIVAMIGAFKVFDEIFILYVGMPGPYNNSGMTMVYYVFDMFYVQQRMGRASAAAYVLFGIILLFTILQMRGSRRRIYYDS, encoded by the coding sequence TTGTTAAAAGCTGAATATGCCATCATCATCTATGTTATAATGATTGTTTTTTTCTTGCTTTTAATTCGAATGATATCAAAAGTATATTTAAAACCTGCTAAATACAGGAAAGTTAAAGAAAGTATTTCAGCTTATTTGTACCTATTACCTTCTTTTGTAGTTCTGGGAATATTTGTTTTTTGGCCTATATTTTATTCCTTCTATCTGAGCTTTTTTAAGTGGGATTTTCAAAATCAAGATAATCCGATATTCATTGGGTTTCAAAATTATATAGAATTATTTAAATTAAATAGGCCTGTGAATATAACCTTCAACGAAGTATTTTTCAATACACTTCTAATATTCATGACCGCTATTTTTATCATTCATTTAATCTTTGACCTAAAAAAGGTAAAGACTCCTAACCAAAAATATTTAGTTATTTCCATGAGTATATGGGGAATTATTTCTTTGTTAACTATTAATTCAATACAGTATCTGAATGTAATAAGCGCTTTAGTTCTTGTAGTTGTTTACACTATTTTGTTATCATTGCGCTTTTTGGATCAAATGTCTAATAAGATTTTTCTTCGTATAATTTTGTTTATTGGATTATGGATAGCCTTTTACTTGCTAGGAGTACCGGAAATTATTAGGTTTTTGACTTTGGCAAAAGAACAGTCGTTGTTCATCAAGGCGATATGGAATACCACTTATTATGTTCTACTTTCCACGCCTATAACTATTTTGTTTTCCTTGTTAATAGCCTTGTTATTGAATAGAAAATTATATGGCAAAACTGTTTTTAGAACCGTTTATTTTATTCCATTTGTTACTAGTGTCGTGGCAATTTCTTTAGTATGGCAGTGGATATTCAATGACAATGGTTTATTAAACTATATTTTAACTCAAATTGGTTTCTCCAAAATTCCTTGGTTGAAGGATCAGAAGTTTACGATACCCACCGTTGCAATAATATCTATATGGAAGATGGTAGGATATTACGCAATAATCTTTTTGGCGGGTTTACAAAATATAGATAAAACTTACTATGAAGCAGCTGAAGTGGATGGAGCTACGCCCTTTCAAAAATTTCAGTTCATTACCTTACCTTTACTATCTCCAACAACTTTTTTTATAATCATAGTTGCAATGATTGGTGCATTTAAAGTCTTTGATGAGATTTTTATTCTGTATGTAGGTATGCCTGGACCTTACAACAACAGTGGAATGACCATGGTTTACTACGTGTTTGATATGTTCTATGTTCAACAAAGGATGGGAAGAGCTAGTGCTGCTGCTTACGTGCTTTTTGGAATTATTCTATTGTTTACAATCCTTCAGATGAGAGGTAGCAGAAGAAGAATATATTACGATTCTTAA
- a CDS encoding carbohydrate ABC transporter permease encodes MNYSKFVKTLWTLIVYILLAGGAIVMLLPFAWMIMTSLKTSSEINLWPPTWTTKNFQNEWDLNLKLTPSKPSPRTGLSLSEFRILSTQESYDPYKLVYEIDGDFVSRGRVQLSLNEIDYTQKTSIEGMMSDIYDYISNIELREDLSSLFAVEDYSLENFESIYFGLFSQENGYFKQTTTIRRIQQSISKVQNFIDITLERNINLLPYFRINPNMTESQIENITRNKEIFSDYLETIKLKVNDLNSKLSSYPAELRIIREYEVEQIINLLADFLSEIQTFEDGILSNTNTLIQKNIYEPIMKDINTLTFYMYFKEKYSVEQGIKVEDVNIIFDVPTRKTKYQNIINGIQDSEFPESFKQIVISLVNERDIDNLNQEVVSYLENDFLNDVRNSLIEDSRNLSKYTQIIRTLSTNQVTFEQAQKILTQSDYNFLIEHVQGKEEEFSRILEKRKEYDRILTEFNKFFLDTISIVNIVNAPSFVDMILYKNNSNIELYTVNVPSIWLLDDVPSGKVEYSFNQVLGNIFQNYVDAWNAAPFSRYYINTVFVALVTTVLEIIFASMAAFAFSKLNFWGKDIIFVVFLATMMIPGEVLLVPNYITISKFSWIDSYYALIIPWVISVFAIFLIRQQFMTVPNELWDAAKIDGSSSWRFLWTVMVPLSRPAILTGALLKFVGSWNAFLWVLIVTKSPEMRTLSVGLQNFRTDAGEIYNLLMAASTFTMIPIVILFIFLQRYFIEGIARTGLKG; translated from the coding sequence TTGAATTATTCAAAGTTTGTGAAAACCCTTTGGACTTTGATAGTTTACATACTGTTAGCTGGAGGCGCAATTGTTATGCTCTTGCCTTTTGCCTGGATGATAATGACCTCTTTGAAAACAAGTAGTGAAATCAACTTGTGGCCTCCAACATGGACAACAAAAAATTTTCAGAATGAATGGGATTTAAATTTGAAATTAACTCCCTCAAAGCCTTCTCCAAGAACAGGCTTAAGTTTATCTGAATTTAGAATCTTATCAACCCAAGAAAGTTACGACCCATACAAATTGGTCTATGAAATAGATGGGGACTTTGTAAGTCGGGGAAGGGTCCAACTCTCTTTAAACGAGATCGATTACACTCAGAAAACAAGTATAGAAGGTATGATGTCTGATATATACGATTATATTTCAAATATTGAATTAAGAGAAGATTTATCGAGCTTATTTGCTGTAGAAGATTATTCACTTGAAAACTTCGAAAGTATTTATTTTGGTCTTTTCTCCCAAGAGAACGGTTATTTTAAACAAACTACCACAATAAGAAGGATACAGCAAAGTATAAGCAAAGTTCAAAATTTTATAGATATAACCCTTGAAAGAAATATCAATCTTTTACCATATTTTAGGATCAATCCGAATATGACAGAAAGTCAAATAGAAAATATTACAAGAAATAAAGAAATTTTTTCTGATTATTTGGAAACAATAAAATTGAAAGTCAACGATTTGAATTCAAAACTATCTTCCTATCCAGCGGAGTTAAGAATAATTAGAGAATATGAGGTAGAACAAATAATTAATTTACTCGCTGATTTTTTATCTGAGATTCAAACTTTTGAAGATGGCATACTATCCAACACTAATACTTTGATCCAAAAAAATATTTACGAGCCTATTATGAAAGATATCAACACCTTAACTTTCTATATGTATTTTAAAGAAAAATATAGTGTGGAGCAAGGTATTAAAGTTGAAGATGTGAACATAATATTCGATGTTCCTACCAGAAAAACAAAGTATCAAAATATTATAAATGGAATACAGGATAGTGAATTTCCTGAGTCATTTAAACAAATTGTGATTTCATTGGTTAACGAAAGAGATATAGATAATTTGAATCAAGAAGTTGTTTCATATCTTGAGAACGATTTCTTAAATGATGTAAGAAATTCATTAATAGAAGATTCTAGAAACCTTTCAAAATACACGCAAATTATTAGAACGTTATCTACGAACCAGGTTACTTTTGAGCAAGCCCAGAAGATACTGACTCAATCGGACTATAATTTTTTAATAGAACACGTTCAAGGGAAAGAAGAAGAGTTCTCTAGGATATTGGAAAAAAGAAAAGAATATGATAGAATATTAACAGAATTCAATAAGTTTTTTCTTGATACGATCTCCATAGTAAATATTGTTAACGCACCGTCATTTGTTGATATGATTTTGTACAAAAACAATTCAAATATTGAATTATACACAGTAAACGTACCATCAATTTGGTTGCTTGATGATGTGCCATCTGGAAAAGTTGAATATTCTTTTAATCAGGTATTAGGGAATATATTTCAAAATTATGTGGATGCATGGAATGCTGCCCCGTTTTCTCGATACTATATAAATACTGTTTTTGTTGCTCTAGTAACAACGGTTTTAGAAATAATATTCGCGTCGATGGCTGCATTTGCATTTTCTAAACTCAATTTTTGGGGAAAAGACATTATTTTTGTAGTTTTTTTAGCAACTATGATGATACCCGGAGAGGTTCTATTAGTTCCCAATTATATAACTATTAGTAAATTTTCTTGGATAGACAGTTATTATGCATTGATTATTCCTTGGGTAATTAGTGTTTTTGCCATATTTTTGATTAGACAACAGTTTATGACCGTCCCTAACGAGTTATGGGATGCTGCTAAGATAGACGGATCTTCAAGCTGGCGATTCTTATGGACGGTGATGGTCCCTCTAAGTAGACCTGCAATTTTAACAGGTGCTCTGCTAAAATTTGTAGGGAGTTGGAATGCATTTTTATGGGTTTTGATCGTCACCAAAAGTCCTGAAATGAGAACACTTTCAGTTGGACTACAAAATTTTAGAACTGATGCGGGAGAGATCTATAACCTTTTAATGGCAGCATCTACCTTTACTATGATTCCAATAGTAATTTTGTTTATATTTTTACAAAGATATTTCATAGAAGGTATCGCGAGAACTGGGTTGAAAGGTTAA
- a CDS encoding class I SAM-dependent methyltransferase: MEKNFNKLIFTTSHKPNKKQIEKALQLANKYGGVYIERNRLRMNNENFYFVIDKKQSLNFQWEDGKLFFHPSVSKIRLNNYLKNGIDHLINAVSPQKNDIILDLTFGLGSDALLLSHYCEKVVGLEASFPIYAVVVENITNYDYKENWMKEASKKIEVINYDFKIFLNQQKEESYDIVYCDPMFENPQYKSSSINPLREFARYDKITQDDLEKMVKIAKKKVVIKARSNDSVWDLYNFDKKIGSKKSGVFFGVIEK, translated from the coding sequence ATGGAGAAGAATTTCAACAAATTGATCTTTACAACTTCCCATAAGCCAAATAAAAAACAAATAGAAAAAGCATTACAATTAGCCAACAAATACGGTGGTGTTTACATAGAAAGAAATAGGCTCCGAATGAACAATGAAAACTTTTATTTTGTAATAGATAAGAAACAATCGCTAAACTTTCAATGGGAGGATGGAAAATTATTTTTCCATCCTTCTGTTTCCAAAATAAGATTAAACAATTATTTAAAGAATGGAATTGATCATTTAATAAACGCTGTTTCTCCACAAAAAAACGATATTATACTTGATTTAACCTTCGGACTTGGAAGTGATGCTTTACTATTGTCTCATTATTGTGAAAAAGTAGTAGGTTTAGAGGCTTCTTTTCCGATATATGCGGTTGTTGTAGAAAATATTACAAACTACGATTATAAAGAAAATTGGATGAAAGAAGCTTCAAAAAAGATTGAAGTTATCAATTATGATTTTAAAATTTTTTTAAACCAGCAAAAAGAAGAAAGTTATGACATCGTTTATTGTGATCCTATGTTCGAAAATCCTCAGTATAAATCAAGCTCTATCAATCCTTTGAGGGAATTTGCTCGATACGATAAAATTACACAAGATGATTTAGAAAAGATGGTCAAAATAGCCAAGAAAAAAGTAGTAATCAAAGCACGTTCTAATGACAGTGTATGGGATTTGTACAACTTCGATAAAAAAATTGGAAGTAAAAAAAGTGGAGTATTTTTCGGAGTGATTGAAAAGTGA
- the miaA gene encoding tRNA (adenosine(37)-N6)-dimethylallyltransferase MiaA, with protein MNKVLVIAGPTAVGKTEISVKIAKRINGEIICMDSRQIYSHLIIGTAVPDEETKKMVPHHLFSSIDPRTHFTAFDYKKIAEKQISEVLKRGNTPILVGGTGLYLDALRKGFLNVKSDYGLRTYLRKLEKNNPGVLRKILVDLDPQRALKIHPNDLKRIIRAIEIYIITGIKMGDIVKENRQSNNSFDYHIIILDRERQELHERINKRVHQMIDEGLIDEVRNLLSLGYSTTLNALNTIGYKEVIKYLYGKIDFDEMIHQIKVNTRNYARRQIIYFRKIESGKWINLSNTNKEDVADQIVSEFI; from the coding sequence GTGAACAAAGTTTTAGTTATAGCGGGTCCTACAGCTGTTGGAAAAACAGAGATATCCGTTAAAATAGCCAAAAGAATTAATGGTGAAATAATATGTATGGACTCTAGGCAAATTTATAGTCATCTAATAATCGGTACCGCTGTGCCTGATGAAGAAACAAAAAAAATGGTCCCACATCACTTATTTAGTTCAATAGATCCACGTACACATTTTACAGCTTTTGATTATAAAAAAATAGCAGAGAAACAGATTAGTGAAGTTCTAAAAAGAGGTAATACACCAATTTTAGTTGGAGGAACAGGTCTATACCTTGATGCTTTGAGGAAAGGGTTTTTAAATGTAAAATCCGACTATGGTTTAAGGACTTATTTAAGAAAATTAGAAAAAAATAATCCTGGCGTGTTGAGAAAAATATTGGTAGATTTGGATCCACAAAGAGCTCTAAAAATTCATCCAAACGATTTAAAAAGAATCATTAGAGCCATTGAGATTTATATTATAACCGGTATTAAAATGGGGGATATTGTAAAAGAAAATAGGCAAAGTAACAATTCTTTTGATTATCATATAATCATACTAGATAGGGAAAGGCAAGAATTACATGAAAGGATAAATAAAAGAGTCCACCAAATGATAGATGAAGGCCTGATAGATGAGGTACGAAATCTCTTGTCCCTAGGATATTCTACCACTCTTAACGCTTTAAACACTATTGGTTATAAAGAAGTGATAAAATATTTATATGGAAAAATTGATTTTGATGAAATGATTCATCAAATAAAAGTAAATACTCGTAATTATGCCAGAAGGCAGATTATATACTTTCGTAAGATTGAATCTGGGAAGTGGATCAATTTGAGTAACACAAATAAGGAAGATGTAGCAGATCAAATAGTAAGTGAATTTATTTAA
- the hfq gene encoding RNA chaperone Hfq — MAEKFNLQDRFLNILRINKIEVKIYLEGGFQTSGVVRSFDDYTVLLEKNGEQSLVYKHAIKMMVPSKYIKLFQEQASKDE; from the coding sequence ATGGCAGAAAAATTCAATTTGCAAGACCGATTTTTGAACATTTTGAGAATTAACAAGATAGAAGTAAAAATTTATTTAGAAGGGGGATTTCAAACAAGTGGAGTGGTGAGGTCTTTTGATGATTATACGGTTTTATTGGAAAAAAATGGCGAACAATCCCTGGTTTATAAACATGCCATAAAAATGATGGTACCTTCAAAATATATAAAACTTTTTCAGGAACAGGCGTCTAAAGATGAGTAG
- a CDS encoding M23 family metallopeptidase: MKKIFLIFLYILIFSIFAISQLFQPPIKNSYITASFGEYRDTGANSHFHLGVDFSTFNRKGESVYATAEGSLYKIWLNDPLYGNAVFLYHESSDLISGYAHLSVFSDKITKYSQLVQNEFGNQRIEIVFPKGEIPIKLNEVIAYSGDTGEAIAPHLHFEVLKESGEELTIYDPLEFLEYQESRNKSLELIRIRSNNKYFEITENGETVVEYTGNYPRIDIRVREKIGDNSTILPKKVSMYINGNLTYKLDFSQIKESEIYQADVIFGYGSTSSIYWLKMYSDDYLSPIVINDFSAFSYNPSTTLNGEIVLEDIWGNEKVYKLKFIKP, translated from the coding sequence TTGAAAAAAATTTTTTTGATATTTTTGTACATCCTAATATTTTCTATTTTTGCTATTTCTCAACTATTTCAGCCGCCTATAAAAAACTCATACATAACCGCATCTTTTGGCGAATACAGAGATACCGGAGCTAATTCACATTTTCATTTAGGAGTAGACTTTTCTACTTTTAACAGAAAGGGAGAATCTGTTTATGCTACAGCTGAAGGTTCTCTTTATAAGATTTGGTTAAACGATCCTCTTTACGGCAATGCAGTATTTTTATACCATGAAAGCTCTGATTTAATTAGTGGATATGCCCATTTAAGTGTTTTCTCCGATAAAATAACTAAATATTCTCAATTAGTTCAAAACGAATTTGGGAATCAAAGGATCGAAATTGTTTTTCCTAAAGGCGAAATTCCAATAAAGCTAAATGAAGTCATAGCTTATTCAGGAGATACGGGGGAAGCTATAGCTCCTCACTTGCATTTTGAGGTTTTAAAGGAATCTGGAGAAGAGTTGACCATTTATGATCCACTTGAATTCTTGGAATATCAAGAATCAAGAAATAAGTCTTTAGAATTAATAAGGATCAGATCCAATAACAAATATTTTGAAATTACAGAAAATGGAGAAACCGTTGTAGAGTACACAGGTAACTATCCACGGATAGACATTAGAGTTCGAGAAAAAATAGGGGACAACTCCACTATTCTTCCTAAAAAAGTTTCTATGTATATCAACGGTAATTTAACTTATAAATTGGATTTTAGTCAGATCAAAGAGTCGGAAATATACCAAGCTGATGTTATATTTGGATATGGTTCAACATCTTCCATATATTGGTTGAAAATGTACTCTGATGACTATTTATCTCCAATAGTTATCAATGACTTTTCAGCATTTTCTTATAACCCCTCTACGACTTTAAATGGAGAAATCGTTTTAGAAGATATATGGGGTAATGAAAAAGTTTATAAATTGAAATTCATAAAACCATAA
- the metK gene encoding methionine adenosyltransferase — translation MLFTSESVTEGHPDKICDQISDTILDSILEKEPIENRINARCAVETLVTRGLVIVTGEVRTTAYIDVPTLVRNTILDIGYNRAKFGFDGETCAVITSIEEQSADIALGVDRSLELKSKQVEDPFEKIGAGDQGIMFGYATNETDAYMPLPILLAHRLAKRLADVRKSDTLDFLRPDGKTQVTIEYDENNKPVGIETVLISTQHSPDIKRQELEETIKEHVIIPVIPENLFTKNTKILINPTGRFVIGGPQADTGLTGRKIIVDTYGGWAPHGGGAFSGKDPTKVDRSATYMARYVAKNLVASGAADEVLIQLSYAIGVAKPVSINIDTKGTAKVDEEKIYKVVNEIFDFRPAAIINNLDLLQPIYKKTASYGHFGRKDVEFPWERLDKVKELKAALGL, via the coding sequence ATGCTCTTTACCAGTGAAAGTGTAACGGAAGGTCACCCAGATAAAATTTGTGATCAAATTTCTGATACAATACTTGATTCTATATTAGAAAAAGAACCCATAGAAAATAGGATAAACGCTCGATGCGCAGTAGAAACTTTGGTAACAAGAGGCTTAGTGATAGTAACAGGTGAGGTTAGAACTACTGCATACATAGACGTTCCAACACTCGTCAGAAATACTATTCTAGATATAGGTTATAACAGAGCTAAATTTGGTTTTGATGGTGAAACATGTGCAGTAATTACTTCTATTGAAGAACAATCAGCTGACATAGCTTTAGGGGTTGACAGATCGTTAGAACTCAAATCAAAGCAAGTAGAAGATCCTTTTGAAAAAATTGGGGCAGGAGATCAGGGCATTATGTTTGGATATGCCACAAATGAAACGGATGCTTATATGCCTCTACCTATTCTTTTAGCTCATAGACTTGCAAAAAGATTGGCAGATGTTCGAAAATCTGATACATTGGATTTTTTAAGGCCCGACGGTAAAACTCAAGTAACTATAGAATACGATGAAAATAATAAACCTGTGGGTATAGAGACTGTACTTATCTCCACTCAACATTCGCCTGATATAAAAAGGCAGGAGTTAGAAGAAACAATAAAAGAGCATGTAATAATTCCAGTCATACCTGAAAATCTTTTTACAAAAAACACAAAAATTCTTATCAATCCTACAGGAAGATTTGTGATTGGTGGGCCTCAAGCAGATACAGGGCTCACTGGAAGAAAGATAATCGTTGACACATATGGTGGTTGGGCTCCACATGGTGGGGGAGCTTTTTCTGGAAAGGATCCTACCAAAGTTGATAGATCCGCTACTTATATGGCAAGATATGTAGCTAAAAATTTAGTAGCAAGTGGTGCTGCAGATGAAGTTTTAATTCAACTTTCTTACGCTATTGGTGTTGCAAAACCTGTTTCAATAAATATTGACACTAAAGGTACAGCGAAAGTCGATGAAGAAAAAATTTATAAAGTAGTCAACGAGATATTTGATTTTAGACCTGCAGCAATAATTAACAACTTAGATCTATTACAGCCTATTTACAAAAAAACTGCTTCTTACGGGCATTTTGGAAGAAAAGATGTAGAATTTCCTTGGGAAAGATTAGATAAAGTTAAGGAATTGAAAGCAGCATTAGGATTGTAA
- the rpsT gene encoding 30S ribosomal protein S20 — MPNKKSAEKRVRQSEKRRQKNRGYQKRIKEISKEIDKKIQENAEREELMQLLSKSFKIIDTAKSHGAVHKNYAARKKSKLHLKIKKYLGEMAPESSSVNE; from the coding sequence TTGCCAAATAAAAAATCAGCAGAAAAAAGGGTTAGACAATCAGAAAAAAGAAGGCAAAAAAATCGAGGATATCAAAAAAGAATTAAGGAAATCTCTAAGGAAATAGACAAGAAGATTCAAGAAAATGCTGAAAGGGAAGAATTGATGCAGCTATTAAGTAAGTCTTTTAAAATTATTGACACCGCAAAATCACATGGCGCTGTACATAAAAATTATGCTGCAAGGAAAAAATCCAAACTACATCTAAAGATAAAAAAATATTTGGGCGAAATGGCACCAGAGAGTTCCTCGGTAAATGAGTAA